A region of the Dyadobacter sp. CECT 9275 genome:
ACGGTTACCGCTTATGAAAATGAAAGCCAGACGAGGGTATCTGTTAAAACCGGGCGTGTATCTGTTTTTTCGAGCAAGGACCAGGCTGGAGTTAAGAAACTGAACTCGAAGGAGATGGTCGGGGTCATCCTTACGCCGAACCAAGAAGTTATTTACGGCAAAGAGGAGCCGCAGCTCAGAAAACGCATTGTGGAAGATCCTCAGATCATAGCACCCGTTCCGCCACAGCTTACCTTCGACGAAACACCGGTAACAGAAGTATTTGCGATGCTGGAAAAAGCGTATGGGATCGAAATTGTGTATGACGAAAAAGTGCTTGCCAACTGCTTTTTAACGGCCAACCTTACCGACGTGACTTTGTACCAGGGGCTTGACCTGGTTTCCAGGATTATTTCTGCCCGTTATGAAATGATGGACGGGAAAGTAATAATCTACAGCAAAGGATGCAGGGGCATCCAGTAAAATCTTAAAAATAAAATATACCTAAACCCTTTAATCTTTTCACTTCCTAAACCCTTATTAATTTATGATTTAATCCTACCCAAAAACAAAAAGCTAATGATGGTTGCGACATCATTAGCTTTCTACCTCACATTTCGTTGGTTGTCCGAACGCTCCTTTTCAGGAGCGGTGTGGGGTTTTTTGTCCAATTTTTTTGATCGAACAAAAAACATTTAAACGTATGAAAAAAAATTTATGCTTCAAAGCGATTTTCCGGACCACCATGAAAATAACAGCATTGCAGATTTGTGTCGCTATTATCTTTTCCGGTCTTGCGCTCGCCAATGACAAACTGGCCGCACAGAATATTCTTGAAAGAAAAGTAAGCGTAAAAATGGATGACAGGCCCCTAAAAAAGGTGCTGTCCGCAATCGGGCATAGTACCGGCGTGAATTTTATGTATAATCCGCTGGAAATTAAATCATCGGCCCTTGTGAGTGTGAATGCCTCCAATGAGCAGCTGGAAAATGTATTAAGCAAACTATTAACCCCGCTCCATGTTACGTATGAGGTTTCGGGCAGGCAGATACTTCTTTTCAAAATGCCTGAAAAAGAGGGAAACGAAAACCGCAACACAGAAACAGACCCGCAAGGGCCCATTGACCGCAAAGTTTCGGGAAACGTAAAGGACCGGGCATCGGGTGAAGCGCTTCCCGGCGTTAGCATTCTTTTGAAAGGATCAACACAGGGTACTGTAACCGATGCGAGCGGTAACTACAGCCTCACTTTGCCAGACGGAGACGGGGCACTTATTTTCTCCTATGTGGGCTACAAAGTGCAGGAAATAATGCTGGGTAACAAATCCGTGGTGGATGTGACCATGGAGGCCGACGTCAAGGCACTGGGCGAAGTGGTGGTAACAGCCCTTGGTATTTCCAGAGAAAAAAGCTCACTGGGTTATGCCGTTGGCGAAATCAAGGGATCGGCCATCCAGAAAGTTCCGCAGGAAAACGTACTGAACGCCCTCACAGGCAAAGTGGTGGGTCTTAAAATCAGCAACAGCAACAGCGACCTCAACGGAGAAACACAGGTGATTATCAGAGGGAAAAAGTCACTGGCAGGCGCAGATTCCCCGCTCATCGTAATCGACGGTGTGCCCGTTGGAGATGACGCCCGCGTTATTGCCGACCTGAATGCCAATAATGTCGAAAGCGTATCCGTCCTTAAAGGCCCGAGCGCTGCGGCATTGTACGGTTCGCGGGCAGGCAACGGTGTGCTGATCATCACGACAAAAAATGGTGATACAGGCAGAAAAGGGATTGGCGTAACCTTTAACTCCGGTTACACGGCCAGTATCCCCTATCACTATATCAAAACACAGAACCGCTTTACGTCTGGCAGAAACGGGGAATTTAACGAATCTGCCTTCACGCACTGGTATGGCCCTGAGGAAGGCACCAATGCCGTACAATGGAATAGCAACGGGCAGTCGGTTCCGCTTAAATTTTATCCGAATAATCAGAAAAACTATTTCCGCACCGGAAACAGTTTCATTAACGATATCGGTGTCTCAGGTTCCAGCGGGAAAGGAAGTTTCCAGATGTCGCTTTCAGACATGAGAGGAACCGGTACCTACCCGGGCACCGAACTTAAGAAAAATGCCTTTGACTTTGCCGCCTCCTACAACGTAACGCCCAGATTCAAACTTTCGGCTAATGTCCACATCGTCAATTCGGGGTCTGACAATTATGCGCTGCAATCCCTGGATGACTACCAGTATGAAGATATTTTCTTCGTTCCGCCTCATGTGAACGTAAACGACCTGAAGGATTACTGGGTGGACCCAAACGTACTACAGCGTCGCGTTACAGCCAGCACCGACAATCCATGGTATACCGCCTACGAAAGTACCGACCAGTTTAAAATGGTGCGTGTGTACGGCAATGCCAAATTTGACTGGAAACTGAGTGAAGCTTTCAGCCTGATGGGTAGGCTTGGGAACAGCAAAACCAACAATGAAGTACAGCAGCGCGAAGCATATTCAGACAAATGGTACCCGAAAGGATATTACCTGTCGACGGTGAACTACCGCGAAGAAACCAATACCGATTTCCTGCTTTCTTATAAAAAGGACATCAGGGATATCTCTGTAAATGCTTCAGTGGGTGCGAACATCTTTTACCTGAGAGGATCGGCCAGCTCGATCGGCGGCCAGAATCTGCTGCTGCCTGGGTTGTATACCTCCAGTAATATTGACAGGGCCAATGTTTCCTACAGCAATAGTTTTTCGGAGAAAATGGTTTACAGCGCCTATGGAATTGCGTCGGTGGGTTACAAAAATTTTGTTTATCTGGATCTTACCGGACGAAATGACTGGTCCAGTACGTTGCCTGCCAATAACCGTTCTTATTTTTATCCTTCGGCATCTCTTAGCCTGGTAGTGAATAACATGTTCGATTTGCCCAAGTCTGTCTCCATGCTGAAACTCCGGGGAGGATGGGCAGAAGTGGGCAAGGATACCGACCCTTACCGGCTCGGGCAAACGCTTGTAAAAGGTAACTGGGCCAATTATGAAACCTATGCCAGAAACACTGTCATGCCCAATGTAAATCTGAAACCCGAAAACGCCGTTTCATCTGAATTTGGTTTTGATCTGGCGATGTTCAGGAAAAAGGCAGGTTTGAATGTTACCTATTACAAAGTTGCAAACAGAAACCAGATCCTGAACGTACCCATTGCAGACATCAGCGGATATACCTCCGCACAGGTAAATGCCGGTGTGGTGGAAAACAAAGGGCTTGAAATTGAACTTTGGGCAAAACCGGTTCAGACGAAGGATTTCAGCTGGGACTTTAATATTAACTTCACCAAAGACCGTAGCAAGCTAAAAAAACTGACTGATGGTATCAATACCTATTCCTTCTGGAGCCAGACGGGTATTTATGCACAAACAAAAGTCGGCGAGAACATCGGGGATCTTTATGGCTATGATATCCTGCGTGTAACGGATGGGGAATACAAGGGATGGCCGCTACTGGACGCTAACGGAAGAAGCCAGCGAGGCACGCAGATGCAGAAAATCGCAAACGTGATCAGCGATTTCTTTGTAGGATTCCAGACTTCGGTTACTTACAAAAATTTCACTCTATCGGCCAACCTGGACTGGCGGCAAGGCGGCCAGTACTATTCTATGACCATGCTGCGCCTGGCGCGCGGTGGCCTGATCGAGGACTGGCACAATGGTATCAGCTCAAGTACCTTTAGCGGAATCCTGGGGAATAACAGTTTCAATGGCAATAACGACCAACTTGCTGCGGAGATAAAAAACAACCCTGAGATATACCGCGACAACAAAGTATGGGTGGGAGGAAGAAATGCCGAACTCGGCGGATTCCCGCTGGCGGGCAGAAATAATGGCGCCTTTTATCCAGGTGTAAGATCGAACGGACAAGGTGGTTATGTAGAAAATTTCGGTGCGGAAGGCACCAAATTATTTGCCTCTGATCTGATCGTCGATCCGGGCGGCGGCTACTGGAGCCAGGGGGTTGATAACTGGATCTACGACGCTTCCTACGTAAAAATGAGAGAGCTTGCTTTGTCTTACCAGTTTCCTAAAAACTTCACGGACAAGATAAAAGCACAGAATTTATCGCTGTCTCTGTTTACCAAAAACCTCATTTTGTGGACCAAAGCCAAAAATGATATTGATCCGGAACTTGCCTTTGTATATACAGGTGGCAGAGGCGGAACCTACGCACAGGGATTTGACCGCTGGAATGCCGGTCCCTGGACAGCATCTCTTGGTTTGAAATTAAACGTTCAATTTTAATTAAGAAAAACATGAGAACTATATTTAAATCTATAAATGCTCTTTTGCTTCTCCTGGTTATGTTGGCCGCACCGTCCTGCACGGACCTGACCGAAATGAACGTAAACCCCAACACCCTGGATCCCAATAGCATCAGCACGCGGTTTGTACTGTCCAAGGTCATCAGCGCCTCAGTAATGCACAATACCAATATGGTTTTTGGCTACGGAGTGGACCAGGCCGTTACCCTGGAAGCCATGCAGTATCTGCAGCGCGACTACCTGGAAGCGGAGGTAACCAATACCTTCCTCTGGTTCAACCAGGCCTGGGGAACCAACGGAACCGGTTTTTCCAGCATCCTGTCCGACAACGCGTATCTGGCGAAAAGGGCAACAGGAGAAACAGACGAAGCTTTTTACTTGGCCGTTTCACTGATCATGAAGTCGTACTGGTCGGCATATATGACCTCCGCCTGGGGGGATATACCTTATTCTCAGGCAATGAAGGCAGAAGATGGCATTCTGAAACCCGTTTACGACGAACAGAAACAGGTTTTTAAAGGTATCCTGGCAGACCTGGAAAAAGCAAACGAGCTGCTAACAGGCGCTACCGTTACTACTTTGGTGGCAGCCGCAGACCCGCTCTATGCCGGTAACGTCACAAAATGGAGACAGCTGGCCAACTCGCTTCAATTGAGATATCTGTTAAGACTATCCGAAAAAGCGACAGACATGCAGGCGATCGGAGTGGATGTAAAAGCCAAATTCAGCGCAATTGTGGGAAACAGTACCAAATACCCGATCATCACGGCAAGCGCGGATAATGCAGAGGTTAAATTTCCGGGTGGCACACCCGCAGCATCGTTTCCGGGCGGGCCTTTGAACATGACCAACCGGAATAACTTTTACCGCAGGAAACCGGCAGCTACCATAATCGACTTTCTCAAAAGCCACAGAGACCCTCGCCTGACCCGTTGGATCAGACCGGTGGATGTGCAACTGCTGGTAAGAAGTACGGGTACAGAGGCAGGACTTATTGTGAAAGAGGCCGACGGGAAAGTGAAGAGATACCTAAAAACCTATACGGCCGGAGTAGATACCTCCCTGTATGTAGGCTTGCCTGCCGCACACCCCAGTCCGAGCAGTTACAACAGAAATGAAGCATCCTTGCTAAGCAGGATCAAAGAAGTTGACCCTTCCATTTATGTGGACGCAGCAGCAAATCCGTTCGTTTCCTACCTCGCCGACAGTTACGCAATGGATACTGATCCGCTGGTAAAATCAATTTTCATGACTTCATCGGAGGTTAATTTTATACTGGCAGAAGCGGTAGTGAGAACCTGGATCCCGGGTTCAGCGTTGGATTATTACAAAAAGGGCATTACCGAATCACTGGCACAGTATAGTATTTCCGACGGCGCCCAAATGGTGTATAACCCGGTTACCCACAAGACGGAAGCCTTCAACCTGGCAGCGTTCCTGGCAAGGGCCGAAGCGGATTATTCCGCCGCAACTGACAAACTGGAACCCATACTTACCCAGGCATGGGTAGCCGGCTGGTTTACTTCGGATACATGGTTCAGCTGGAGAAAAACAGGTTATCCCAACCTTGGAAAAAATCTTATATCAGCATCAAAAGGTGATAAGATTCCGGTTCGTTACGGATACGGAGATCCTGAGAAACTAAGAAACGGTGAGAACACAAATGCCGCAATAACCCA
Encoded here:
- a CDS encoding SusC/RagA family TonB-linked outer membrane protein — translated: MKKNLCFKAIFRTTMKITALQICVAIIFSGLALANDKLAAQNILERKVSVKMDDRPLKKVLSAIGHSTGVNFMYNPLEIKSSALVSVNASNEQLENVLSKLLTPLHVTYEVSGRQILLFKMPEKEGNENRNTETDPQGPIDRKVSGNVKDRASGEALPGVSILLKGSTQGTVTDASGNYSLTLPDGDGALIFSYVGYKVQEIMLGNKSVVDVTMEADVKALGEVVVTALGISREKSSLGYAVGEIKGSAIQKVPQENVLNALTGKVVGLKISNSNSDLNGETQVIIRGKKSLAGADSPLIVIDGVPVGDDARVIADLNANNVESVSVLKGPSAAALYGSRAGNGVLIITTKNGDTGRKGIGVTFNSGYTASIPYHYIKTQNRFTSGRNGEFNESAFTHWYGPEEGTNAVQWNSNGQSVPLKFYPNNQKNYFRTGNSFINDIGVSGSSGKGSFQMSLSDMRGTGTYPGTELKKNAFDFAASYNVTPRFKLSANVHIVNSGSDNYALQSLDDYQYEDIFFVPPHVNVNDLKDYWVDPNVLQRRVTASTDNPWYTAYESTDQFKMVRVYGNAKFDWKLSEAFSLMGRLGNSKTNNEVQQREAYSDKWYPKGYYLSTVNYREETNTDFLLSYKKDIRDISVNASVGANIFYLRGSASSIGGQNLLLPGLYTSSNIDRANVSYSNSFSEKMVYSAYGIASVGYKNFVYLDLTGRNDWSSTLPANNRSYFYPSASLSLVVNNMFDLPKSVSMLKLRGGWAEVGKDTDPYRLGQTLVKGNWANYETYARNTVMPNVNLKPENAVSSEFGFDLAMFRKKAGLNVTYYKVANRNQILNVPIADISGYTSAQVNAGVVENKGLEIELWAKPVQTKDFSWDFNINFTKDRSKLKKLTDGINTYSFWSQTGIYAQTKVGENIGDLYGYDILRVTDGEYKGWPLLDANGRSQRGTQMQKIANVISDFFVGFQTSVTYKNFTLSANLDWRQGGQYYSMTMLRLARGGLIEDWHNGISSSTFSGILGNNSFNGNNDQLAAEIKNNPEIYRDNKVWVGGRNAELGGFPLAGRNNGAFYPGVRSNGQGGYVENFGAEGTKLFASDLIVDPGGGYWSQGVDNWIYDASYVKMRELALSYQFPKNFTDKIKAQNLSLSLFTKNLILWTKAKNDIDPELAFVYTGGRGGTYAQGFDRWNAGPWTASLGLKLNVQF
- a CDS encoding SusD/RagB family nutrient-binding outer membrane lipoprotein encodes the protein MRTIFKSINALLLLLVMLAAPSCTDLTEMNVNPNTLDPNSISTRFVLSKVISASVMHNTNMVFGYGVDQAVTLEAMQYLQRDYLEAEVTNTFLWFNQAWGTNGTGFSSILSDNAYLAKRATGETDEAFYLAVSLIMKSYWSAYMTSAWGDIPYSQAMKAEDGILKPVYDEQKQVFKGILADLEKANELLTGATVTTLVAAADPLYAGNVTKWRQLANSLQLRYLLRLSEKATDMQAIGVDVKAKFSAIVGNSTKYPIITASADNAEVKFPGGTPAASFPGGPLNMTNRNNFYRRKPAATIIDFLKSHRDPRLTRWIRPVDVQLLVRSTGTEAGLIVKEADGKVKRYLKTYTAGVDTSLYVGLPAAHPSPSSYNRNEASLLSRIKEVDPSIYVDAAANPFVSYLADSYAMDTDPLVKSIFMTSSEVNFILAEAVVRTWIPGSALDYYKKGITESLAQYSISDGAQMVYNPVTHKTEAFNLAAFLARAEADYSAATDKLEPILTQAWVAGWFTSDTWFSWRKTGYPNLGKNLISASKGDKIPVRYGYGDPEKLRNGENTNAAITHLTPAVDDQWSKMWLIEGTGKPWN